Below is a genomic region from Actinoallomurus bryophytorum.
CGGCCCGCCGGGGCGGGGAAGCCACGCGCGCGCTGGGGTGCCGGAGGCGCCTGGTCTCGCCGGACGGGCTCCTGCCGTGTGATCCTCGGGTCGTCCGACCCGGGCCTTCTCGAGTCGCCGGAGTCGATCCGGGTCGCGTTCGGGTCACCGGACGCGGGCATGCGGGGGGTGTCGGTGCGCGTCACGTTCGGATCGTCGATCCGGGTCGCCCAGGGGTCGTCCGCGCCGGGGCGGGCACCCCGGCGTCCGCCCGGACGTACGCGACCGGCGGGTGACCCGGAAGGTGAGACCGTCCCGGTGCCCTCCTGCGGCGTGGGCCGCAGGCTCGGCCGCGGCGCGCGCGCCGTGGCACCGTCGCGCCACGACTGGCCTTCGGAGAGACGTCCGGTCTGCTGCGCGACGGCACGGCCGACGGCCGCGGGCCGGACCGAGGCCTCGTGTCCCTGCAGGGGCGGGGCGCTCTGGTCCGCCTGTGTCGTGGCGGCCACGGCGGGCTGTGCCTGCCGCGCTCTTTCGCGTCCGGCGTGCACGCGGCCGGACACACCGCGCCGCAGCCACACCCGCCCGACAATGGCGACCTCGTCGGGCTCGCGGATCGGTGTCAGCCGCGCCCACGTCTTGGCCTCGGTGAGGTAGCGGATCTGGGAGATCATCAGCTCGGTGAGCCGCTTGCCCTCGATGACCGGGCGCGTGGCCAGCCATGTCAGGACGCCCGGCGGCACGACGTACGCTGTCACGCCGGCCGCGTGAAACGGCACGTGGACTATCTGGAGCAGAACGATCCAGGGCAGGAAGATGCCAACGAAGACGCCGATCTGCACCAATGGCAATGGCATCGGCAGCCTAAGATCATAAAGCTTGTAGAGCCGCTTCTCGATGCGCCAGATATTGGTGTACGTGGGCAGATCCACGCGGGCCCCACTCCCCTTAACCGAGACCGGTCGTATTCAGACTGGAAACGACTCCCGACCGATCAGGAGACTCCAAGTGCCTTGGCGATCGCCTTGGCCGTCGTCTCAATGATATTCGGAACGTAGAAGATGACTCCGATTCCAATGGCAAGAACAATGAACTGAACAAATCGCGTGATCTCTCTGGTGAACAGAAAGAAGATCGCGACGATCGAGACGATGACCAGGAACAGCGGTCCGAAGATCTGACGAAGCCATTTCGCGAGATCGTCGGTGTTCAGGTCATTGGCGGGCGCCGCATTCACGTGCTGCGGAAGCATCGCCACCATATGCTGAATCATCGACCTAGCCTTCCTCGGTCGGGGAGCGCGTTGCGGTGTTCAGATGAGGCCCGCCCACTTCTCATGAGGCGGCCGGAAGAGTGGAACCTCGAATGTCCGTTACGTACCAATTGCCGTCTTTCTTTAGCATGGTGAGCTGGTAAGTCTGCTCGAGCGTGCCGCCCGAGTTCTTACCCTGAGCAGGAGAGACCTGCCAGATCACGGTCGCGTTGATCGTCCGCGTGGCGGCCGCGCCGCTCGGCGCGTTGATCTCCTTCAGCGCGCTGAAAACGAACGCGTTGCCAAGGCCCGTGACGGGCGGGTCGGAGTAGCGCTGCAGCGAGGCGGTGTCGCCGCTCGCATAGGCCTTGAAGAACCCCGTGAGGGGCTCCTGCAGCTCGGTTTCGAGCGCCGAGTCCCGATCTTGATTGGCCGCCGGCAGCGCGGCCCGCGATGGCGCGGGGAGCGTGGCCGGGCGGCCCGATATCGCCAGCGCGCCGTCCTTCGCGTAGACCGGGACGGCCAGCTGGAACATTCTGTCGTTGGCCTGCACCAGAAGCGTCACGATCGCCTGATTGACATCGCTGGCCTCAACCGAGGCGACCTGAGCGGACCTCAGCGTGGACTTTCCGGTGCTGCTCCAGCCGAGCTGCGGATCGACGCCGGGTGCGATGAACTGCGCCAGCAGTTTTTGCCGGTCCGGCGCCGTCGCCGGGTCGTAGTTGAGATAGACATTGGCGAACGAGAGCGCATAGGAAGACGCCGCTTGCTGCGGAAACGTCGGCTTTCCGGCGGTCGGCGTGGTCGGTGCCGCTGTTTTGTCCGTGAAACGCTCGAACGGTGCCCTGATGCCGTTGACCAGCACAACGATGAGGAACGCCCAGAGAATCACGCGGCCGACATAGATCCACCAACGTCCGCCGGAACCTCCCCAGCCGCCACGCTCGCCGCCACCACCGCCGCCGGACCCACGGCGGCCCTTGCTCCGCCGCCCCTTGTCGTCCGGTTGATCCCAGGGGTCGGCGGAAGCGAATCCACCCGGTGGGTAACCGGGCGTGCCAGCGTCTACGACGCCGGACGACCTGCGAGCCATCATCCCTCCGCTCGCGCCTGCCCAGCCGGATCGGCGCGCCGTCTTATCCATCTACTGGTGTTCGATTTACCACCTTAACCACGGCGGTCAATTGTTCCAGGGTTCAACGGGGATGCACAGCCCCGGCACGCGGTTGTGGATAACTCCGTGTCACGGGCGGTATTACCGTAAGGAGAGGTTCGCCTGCCCGACTACACGTTGAACCTGAACTCCACCACGTCGCCATCCTGCATGACGTACTCTTTGCCCTCCATCCGTGCCTTCCCAGCGGCACGAGCGGCGGTTACAGAGCGTTCGTCGATGAGATCGTGATACGAAACGATCTCGGCCTTGATGAAACCGGTACGGAAGTCGGTGTGGATCACGCCGGCGGCCTCGGGAGCGGTCGCGCCTTTCCGGATCGTCCAGGCGCGTGCCTCCTTGGGCCCCGCGGTCAGGAACGTCTGCAACCCCAAGGTGTCGAAGCCCACCCGTACGAGCTGCAGCAGACCGGGTTCTTGCTGGCCGGTCGACTGCAGGAGCTCCAGCGCCTCGTCGTCGGGCAGCTCGATCAGCTCCGACTCGATCTTGGCGTCCAGGAAGATGGCCTCCGCGGGCGCGACGAGCCCCTGCAGCCGCGCACGCAGGTCCTGGTCCCCGAGCTCGTCCTCGTCGACGTTGAAGACGTACAGGAACGGCTTGGCGGTGAGCAGGTGCAGCTCGCGGAGAACGCCCAGGTCCATGCCGGAGGCGTACAGCGTGGTGCCCTCGTTCAGCACCTTCTGCGCCGCCTGTGCGGCCTCGAGGACCGCGAGCCGGTCCTTGTCCTTGGTGGTCCGCGCCTCCTTGTCGAGACGCGGCAGGGCCTTCTCCAGGGTCTGCAGGTCCGCGAGGATCAGCTCGGTGTTGATCGTCTCGATGTCGCGCAGCGGCGCGACGTCACCGTCGACATGCGTGACGTCCGGATCGTCGAACACGCGGATGACCTGGCAGATCGCGTCCGTCTCACGGATGTTGGCGAGGAACTGGTTGCCGAGCCCCTGCCCCTCCGAGGCGCCCTTCACGATGCCCGCGATGTCGACGAACTGCATCGTGGCGGGCACGATCTTGGCGGAGTCGTACAGCCGCGCGAGCTCGTCGAGGCGCGGATCGGGCAGCCCGACCACGCCGACGTTCGGCTCGATCGTGGCGAAGGGGTAGTTCGCCGCGAGAGCGGTGTTCTTGGTCAGCGCGTTGAAGAGCGTCGACTTACCGACGTTGGGCAGACCGACGATTCCGATGGACAAGCTCACGGTCGGCGAGTCTACGGCCCCGCCGCACCTGGCATGTCATCCGGCGAGCGGCTCGGGACGGCCGCCGTAGGAGCTCGACCGCCGGGCCGGGGAGCGTCCGCGGCCAGGCGGCGGGACTCGCGCCCATCGCCGGGGACCCGGGCGTGGACGTCCGCCCCAGACACTCCCCCGACGACTCATCTCCGAGGGAGGCCGGCGTGATCGCCGTGCCGGCCTGGTGCCACTCGCGTCCTCGGCACGGCCTGGCAGCGGTACGAGGATCACCACGGACGCGCGGCCGGAGGAGGCGGCGTCGCGGAAGGGCGGCGCGGCCCGCGTACCCCTGCGGCGGTGGCGTGCTCATTCCCGACTCGTCGGCGCACGGGAGCACGCCATCGTGATCCGGTGGGCCACGGCCCGCGCGTCGCACCGGCATTGGCGCGTTCGCTTTGTCACGATGCGGTAATGGACGTTCTTCTTGGCCTCGTGGTCGGTCTCATCGTCGGCGCCGTCGCGGGGGTGGCATGGGCTCGCAGCCGTACGGCGACGATCACGGCACGGGCCAAGGCGGCCGAGGAGAAGGTCGCGTACGTCGAAGAGCGCCTCACCGAGCGCTTCCAGGCGCTCTCCGCGCAGGCCCTGGACGCCAGC
It encodes:
- a CDS encoding conjugal transfer protein, which gives rise to MILWAFLIVVLVNGIRAPFERFTDKTAAPTTPTAGKPTFPQQAASSYALSFANVYLNYDPATAPDRQKLLAQFIAPGVDPQLGWSSTGKSTLRSAQVASVEASDVNQAIVTLLVQANDRMFQLAVPVYAKDGALAISGRPATLPAPSRAALPAANQDRDSALETELQEPLTGFFKAYASGDTASLQRYSDPPVTGLGNAFVFSALKEINAPSGAAATRTINATVIWQVSPAQGKNSGGTLEQTYQLTMLKKDGNWYVTDIRGSTLPAAS
- the ychF gene encoding redox-regulated ATPase YchF, with amino-acid sequence MSLSIGIVGLPNVGKSTLFNALTKNTALAANYPFATIEPNVGVVGLPDPRLDELARLYDSAKIVPATMQFVDIAGIVKGASEGQGLGNQFLANIRETDAICQVIRVFDDPDVTHVDGDVAPLRDIETINTELILADLQTLEKALPRLDKEARTTKDKDRLAVLEAAQAAQKVLNEGTTLYASGMDLGVLRELHLLTAKPFLYVFNVDEDELGDQDLRARLQGLVAPAEAIFLDAKIESELIELPDDEALELLQSTGQQEPGLLQLVRVGFDTLGLQTFLTAGPKEARAWTIRKGATAPEAAGVIHTDFRTGFIKAEIVSYHDLIDERSVTAARAAGKARMEGKEYVMQDGDVVEFRFNV